The genomic stretch cccttgtggtgactcacttattctttttgaacatttataagtacattaagtacgtatataaaatgttaagttagtatcataatcataatataatggaatatcaaattgtatgctttactaaatacctctctcctcacaggtgttaaaataaagggtgtactgcataattaattaaacactcgtaatataataatattacatatacataataagtacatgtataatcacattggcttggcgtcttcccaccaccaggcgataacaaacacgtctcaatattattattaggttccgaatagcggtacagttgtttaatgacagcgttttacacaaaaataaaacgctaattaaataacttaccctattcggaacctaaagttttaatcctgcctggtgtaaatatgtataattttgagacaatgagttggaaatttgttttttgcgacaaccgccaaaaagcaaactgctgtgtggtgggagtgtgggagagagagggacgtatatgctagaaaaggacaatacgaccgacaacagggttgccattctcaatattattattaggttccgaatagggtaagttatttaattagcgttttatttttgtgtaaaacgctgtcattaaatgttgaatttaaacaaccgtccactgtacggttataatatttttttttttatttctccatttttgcacaaaaaagttcacaggcGTGTCTCAAGctgatggcactcgcgctcgcagtggtcccaaccggtccgagatatcgtgtccgtgagtagtgtctatgtgtgcgttgctcgagcgcgctttgtatgtagattgatttctgtacctatctattttgtgctacgagcgtaacccgtagtacttagcccccattcgcacgggagctttttcaacgcgcgttaaaaaagcgtttgaatgacacaaatgatgctttttatcaagcgttgttggattttcgactttaagccttggtcgttaagtcgaatttaaATAGAGTGgagacagattcaagcgcttttttaacgcgcgttgaacaagctgtcgtgcgaatggagccttagtggcaatgaatgtgttaagggCTGATTGTTCAGTTACCATTTCACTCGTCCGGTAACTATTTCAAAATGTTTTCAACGAATTAATTAAAGTTATGAGAATCGTGTTATCCCTGGAATAAATCCAATCCGTCTGTTTAACTGGGGACTGGAAAATCAGCTCTTAATCAAGTAACCAGATTAGGGAATTAAACTTAGTCGTCAAAGGATTGTCTTATTTCAATCATAGATAGAGAGAATCAcattatctttgtcttacactagtactagcacccaaaagaagaggatgagtatagttttcctggttgtaactgactgacaaattggtttgaccaactacaTGCATTTTAGCACTCTTGCAAGCTCTAGTGGTAGAGAGGGAAacagtattatattctttggagGGAAATAACAAAATTTCCATTCTCACTGTGCAATAAATTTGAAGATCAGAGATTTAAATTGTAGCTCAAACagtttaaaagaaaaataaaaacatgacATTTTGTTGACAGTCACTGTCAGTGTCACATTAGCGTCGTTCGTGCACGCGTTGGTTGTGGTACTTCGGCTACTTGTGCTTTTACTGTGCATTCCTCGTGTTTCTGTCCTTTCTTTTGGCTATCCCACGCGGTGAAAGTAATAACAGTTATTACTTTTTCTTCAAACCCTTCCTGGATACCGTTTCCTCAGTGAAGCGAGAAATCGCGGAGAGGTTGCAACTTGAACTTTACAAACTCTTCAAAAACAAGCAAGATGGTAAGTCCACGTGTTTATTGTTATGATGTTCGCTTTCTACAGAAGGTTAGCATTTTTTCTACTTTCCTTAACattttaaaacctataaaaataGGAAACGTAAATAAGTCGGAGAAGTGAATAAAGTTTTGAGGTTATATATTAACCGCGCACATGCGTTTGGTTATGAAACCCTGAACAAACGTGGGTTTCaatttaaaacatattaatggATATCCCTTCTTTTATTGGTAACAAAAAAGTTCTAACAAAAAGTTTAAACACAAGGATTTATCACTCGTATTGTCTTCATTATTTCAGAGCGAAACCGAAGCGGCAGTTAACCCTAAAGCGTACCCGCTGGCCGACGCGCCGTTGACCAGCAAGATGCTGAATCTGGTCCAACAGGCAGCTAACTACAAGCAGCTTCGTAAAGGTGCTAATGAAGCTACGAAGACCCTGAACAGAGGGCTCGCTGAGTTCATTGTTATGGCTGCTGACGCAGAGCCCTTGGAGATTGTACTACACATTCCGCTGCTCTGTGAGGATAAGAATGTTCCCTATGTCTTTGTCCGGTCCAAGCAAGCTTTGGGCCGTGCGTGCGGAGTCTCCCGCCCTATCGTGGCGTGCTCTATTACAATTAATGAAGGCTCGCAACTGAAGCCTCAGATTCAGAGTATTCAGCAAGAAATTGAAAGACTTTTAGTGTAAGAGTGTGTGCAAAAGAgatgtattttcttaaatataataagctttaaactgttttgtttttttctttgtttaaaACCTTTACGGGTGGATTCATGAAAGTCTGGTTTGcagttaattattatttcatgGTCAATACATAGTACTCTTAGGTTGAGTGTGTTAGGCTTAGATCCATAGACAACAGCTTTCTTCATACTGAAGATAATGGTGCATAGCACCCTACACACGGTCTGTTTCCTGGCACCCCCTTTACTTAGTGTTTGGATGGGAGTATAATTTAGGAATCAGGCTATTCAGACTACATCAAATAATTTGCGTCGTCTCGCTGTGACTCTGTACTTGAAGTTGTAATGTAAGTTACTTAAGCTACTCtttcaaattaaataatagGTAAGTATCCAAGAAAGATTACTTTAGGTCATGAGCCCAAGTTGAAATAAGTaaacaaacataacaaaatacatttattattgcatatcataataatattaacattatttggccccaatttacaatttaacaataataattttcatctaaggactgtatcgtttattataaatacaactttacttagccgttttttctggtattatgtttttattaaaaaattacacatatagtttaattagtgctttaataataagtaacatttcgtcctgggagatcacgtaaagcatatggtttggacaatatttacccaatcctcccgagtaactacaacgatttcggacaaatactacaagaaaatttacggtttgcgaacaagataagtattacacaaaaaaaatcgtactatgtaaacagcaattacatatgattcgtaaagcgaaacatctgggcatagtctaatcatttcttttagttggaaaaaaagttttggatctgtgcttggtggcctttttgaaaatatggcatgttacttacgacaaccccgactttggtatacaatataaccatcatggagcgtttctatcgacctgttctagccatggttcaacgccatgaatgtccgttaggctttggatttcggtagattcttttagctgtttccgtcatttccctggcgtcagaaattgacgggaatccaaaatgttgcataaaaagtcgttttcatgtaaagataaaatacaccacatttattctgtggatgttcaattgagcaatcatgaaaaggacacttagatggcatattttggcagcatattaaccttttgtttctttaaatcgtactaaggaatcggtgaaatagtctcaaattaagctcgataggcttgtccgaattacatttgctagaaggtattaaaatcatcataaagtccctaaaataaaataaatgtaaaacattcttatatcagatatgtcttaaaaatacccccagattataccttaagaacatagtaatacaaaataatacacacgtcaacagttagaccaggttttatctgtatttataataaacgatacagtccttaagtTGAGATCAAAATTGGAAGAATTTCTTTACGCGCAAATCCCAGTTGCTCTCCCACCGAGACATTTGGAACTTTTCTAACTCCTTTCTCATATCTGCTGCTACCTGCAAAAGCACCAATAAAATATGGATTTATTGTAGCTTACAAGAAGAGGATAATTTTAAGCCTTTGCCTCTAGCAGACTCTaaacattgtttacattttatGAAAAGATTTCTATATAACTCCTCAGGTAATGCAGCATATGGTGTTAACTGCAATCTAAGGTAAATTTTAGCCTAACCTTTTAGCTtacattttaaccttttgaccgtaAAGACGTACTGACGCGCGCGGGTACAGCCCGATATCATTACCGGCAAAGCAACAATGGTAAAACCAAGTTGAACATCTAGGATCAATTTGAGAGCAACATACACTGAGGTGAGGTTGAGTTACACTGAGGTAAGTTACCCCCACTCACGTTAATAGACTGTAGGCAGTCTCAATAACAAAATATGAATTTTACCTTATTCTGTTCATGATTATTGGGAAAGTCTTCAAACCATGCAATAATCCGCTTCGAGAGCTCATCACTATTCTTGAATGTGTATCCATTTACACCATTTTCTACCAATTCATCAATGCTGAAATGAAAAACTTGCGTATTAAGAAATTGTGCGGAAATTTCTCTTAATTTTATATGGGGATCCGATTTTTTCCGTCACTAAAACGAAagtttacttaattatttcttATCTGAAATTTCCAAGATCTTTTCCAGCTTTTCTTTATGCAAGAAGAATTTTTTTATGCAACTTCTGTAGAAAAGACAGTGATGACTGTGGCTAGGCAAAAGAGAGGGATACTGTTATATGTCTCTAAAGAACAAGGACTGAATTACCTATCTAAATTCTTCCACTTATATACAATAATAGTGATTCTTAACAAGTAAGTATATTGATACAGCCCAAGTAACTAAAATCATGCATGGGCAAATTTTTCAAACATTAAATTTTTGCAAAACTTAACCCACCAGCTAAACTCATACGCGCACACTGGCAACCCAGCCCCAAACATATCCACAACCTTCATTGGCAAGTCTAAACCCGATGAGCTGGTATGAAGGCACACTCCTAGGTCTGCACTAGCCACCATGGTGGGATAATCAGCCGCTTCCAGCCAAGGCGTGACTACTTTAATGTGTTGCCAGTTTTTAGAGGTGATGAGGTCTATGTAGTGTTGCTTCATTGGCCCTTTACCGGTTATTACGCAGATCAGTTTGGGCAGCTTCTTCGTTACGTCGAATGTGGTTTCGTAAACTGAAAAATTTACATGTTTATTAAGATTCTATTTCTAAAACAATTTAGAATTGTGTTTGCAATGTTACAAGAGCAGAAGGCAGCTATCAAGTCATAAGTCAAGTTGCAGAATATTACAAGAACTCTTACTGTGTGAGAATCCTGACCCCcgtcaaattattatgaattattaTGTTTCAAGGCCTGACATTGACCTGAGTTGTGTTTATTTAAGAAATACATCCATGAATCAGTAAAAAATCACCTTGAAGTGCTTCCATCAAAATTCCAAAGTCTTCATCTGGTGTCCAGCTAGTGCTACTAAAAAGAAGTCCAGGAGCATCTGCCCTCATCTCCACCTTGTTGTTCACAAAGTTAGTGAATGCAGTCTTTGTGACCATGTCTCCCGCAGGATGGTTGAGCAGTTCTCTCCCTGGACAGCTGAACTCGGGGTATTGCTGACTTATTTTGAGGAACCATTGGTGTTTTTCTTCTAGTGTTATAGGGTGGAAGATTTTTGGAGGTCTGTCGTAGAGGACTGTTGCCCTGAAAATGGGTTAATAATGAGATAAGTTCATAGGAATTTAAGCAAGAGGTATGCTAAGAAAAGGTAGGCTTGACATCATTATGCTTGACACtgttataatttttatgtcTTGAGAAATAAATTAAGATAGTTGCAAATTTGTGTAATTTCATTGCTGTTTCCTTTCTGTCTAAAGCCTATTAGTCAGTTTAAGATTATTATTTGATGTCAATATTTAGGTGCAACTGGGCGACAAGTGTTATGCACATTCACTTATTATCAGTGATAATTACAAacaaacaatttaatttaattactgaAGTTATCAAATAATTTTACCTATTACCTTTATCTTATATGATGAAATAGCTAACCAACTTACTCTATTCCCCAGTTCTGGATCAAATCTGCCTTCATAGCATATGTCACACACATATTGTGGTGTGCGGATTGCCCGAAGTACCTCTCCAATGCCGTCGCTACCTTCAACAACCATCTATTCGGCGAAGCAAGAGCCATTATAGAATACGCATAGTTATGCCAGTCAATAATAAACTTAGTCTTAGTTAATAAGCAGTAGAACCTACAAACTGGCAATGTGGGGATCGCAGGCGGGTTCTGGCACAGCAGATAATGGCATTTACCGGTTATAAACAATGTTAGAAGCAAACTTATCGTCTGCCATATCGCTTTCATCGCGTACTGAATTATCTTCGGCCCTCGGTTAAATACCAATGGATACAGCTTTGTTATCGTGATATGCTCGTGCTCTAATATCTCGGGTAGTGGTTTACTGTCTAAGTAGcctattatatttacatttagaCCGCTATTGGCGAGTGATAGAGCGTGATATTGCATTCGTGGACTGCGCCCGATGTCTCCAAGCACGACAACTTTTGCAGTCTTTTGCGGTTTTTCAGTCATGGTGTGCAAGTTTAGATTGGTATATTGATTACGATATATTAAGTTTCAGAAAGAAGGAACTTTTTCAAAACAAGGGACACGACATTCGGCACAGCACAGATGTGACACTTTTGACATTTATGCCATGACAAGCATGACAGCAGCAGTATTAAGGGATGCCATGCTAGACGAACTTTTTCCCGAATTTACTGCATATACACGGTGGGCTGGCAAAGTAGTCACCTAGAAAAGTgtatcgattttgatagctcacgcagagtaaatgttatttatatgtcattaTTTGATAGAAgtctgacgtttaaaataacacttgcactgcgtcggctataaaaatcgctgcagacttttcttagtatAACTATAAAACCCGACAGATTTTAAAGGCGTATTCTTACTAAAATGTCATACAAAGTTTTATGAAATCGGTCTCGTTTAGAGATTATGACATTTCTTGTGAACATTTGTTTCTGTAATAACTGAAGTAAAAAGAAATGACGTGTCGTATGCAAAAAACGCCAATCATTTTTTTGcaccaaaaaacaaaacaacaataacaaaaaaaattaactattttTTTTGCCGAATCTGACTAAAACATATATACAATTATTTGCTCCTTCTCCTTATGACCTCAGGACAggaatgcgtggttaaaattttaCGGGTTTTACCAGCCCATgctgtatatgtatataggtactcgtaggtAGAACGATTACAATCATCTAATGGAGGCTCACCATATCCATttacttacatacctatttgTTTTACTCTTTGCGACGTCCTGTATATGTTTGCAGTCCttttagagcagcggtcggcaacccacggcccgcgggccaaatgCGGCCCGCCGACCTCTCGCtcgcggcccgcgagcctccctggctattttgtatgtaatactgacCAACGaaaatgtctgctaaagtctcaaatattaccaaagtgcggcccgcgtcatcttcgttaactactatgtggcccttggctgctaaaaggttgccgaccgctgttttAGAGTTATGTGTTTGCCTGTGAGGTGTTGCGATAGTCAGTATTGGTCGGTGTCCAGGTGGAAGAATTTTACGCACAGTCAGATCAAATTCACAATTTAATttggcacgtatttaaccggtaacggtaactaattaatcgaatttgggtagtttaaaataatagaaatgggtgctaaaattaatagtttggcaacaaaaacggagccttaaaatatatcaatatgagttgtattttaatgccgttacagcttttgtttatttttaggcaggtaccaaatatttatttggcaactgaattattatattggcAACTATTTATgaagcacattttaaaaagaaaacggctatctattaatttaaagatgaagttcttttaaaatattttgtttgtcactacacggtcaacctaacacgctcctcctcgcttcgctcgtcgtcgcacctatctcttGACTCTGTGGTAACTattgaaattagtaattaaaaatttaaagacctaatgGTATAATGGCCATTAGATGTTTCATGATAAGGAATTTCGACTATAAGTATAGCAAGTATAGTAGGGtattattggtaaataaatttgtGGTGTTTTATGGATTAGGAAATTTGTTAATTTAAAGTACTAGGTATGCGTTATTTACGCAGCGACGATTGGCCAATTTAATTTGCACCTTAAAATTGAATTGTCAATTTAATCAGATATGCGAAAAATTGTCGTGTCTGCTTATTGCTTTAGTTTAGACGTATAATGCCAAAGCATCCcgactatattttatttatttatgacgaatgttatttttcctgttttgttttttgaacaataaagtgttttactactactactattatatTTTTCCCCTATGAGAAGGGTATTTTTAATGCTCTTGCAACATTTATCTTGGCGTTGGACTAGTGTGCGTTCGAAAACTACATTAtaattaaagattttttttttaaagagtaaaccaaaattttaaaatagctTCATAGCTacacataatattaaatattgttataaacataaatttgtatttatatAACAACTAGAATATCTTTGCAGAATTAACTCCAGTCCAGTAGAACACCACTGTTTTTCTGTAAAACCAAATGATAAATGAACGTGCATTAAATGACATGTTCGTGTCAATTGTCATGTCAAGTCTAAACTTCAAAGTTCAATAAAAACCAGAACCAACCAAAACAACTGTGATTTATTATGCGGAGCTTTGCGTGGTAGTTATTTTGCATAATGTCGAAGGTACTAATAATCAGGCACCTTCCCACGGCGTTGACGCTTAAAGAAAAGGAGCAACTGTTAAAGCATTTTGGCGCCGAAAAGGTTTGGGAGCCTTCTTCCAAAAGGAACTATACTTTCGCCGCTTTTTCTTCCGAACACATAGCTCAGCAGTCTCTATACCGTCTGCATCAACTCGAAATAGCTAATAGGAGGCTGGTTGTTGAGTATTCATTCGAGAAAGAACCAGCGACGCAAAAGAAAGACGATGACGAACGTAGTTCACTCACTACAAAACATGTAAAAGAATTCCTTAGAAGGTTAAACGCTTGGAATCCTTCAGTCGATTTTTACCAGCCTCCTCTTAATTATATAAAGTACAAATACCCAGATATATCcccaaaaataattataaacattATTCATGCTTTAGTATCACACAAACCACTGTATGTTCAAACTTTACACTTAATGAACAAAATGTGTCTTCAAACACCTTTCAATGAGAATAGTAAAGCGATGGACTACTTCAAGGAAACTTTTAGAGAGTTCTTCCTTGATCAAATAATGGAAATACCAGTTCCTGATTTACCAGAGCAGCCTGAAAGTGAACCGGAATCAGAATTATCAAGCGATGAGACAGAGCGTGAAAAACATCACCAACCAGCCGTGAGCAAGAGAAAACATACTTTACCAGTGACTAGAAAGAGGCCAGCTGCAGTTCTAAAAACAGCTGTATTACCTAAAGTTAAGAAAACAGTTGTCAGTCAAGAAGAAGTATTTGAAATGGTTGCACCAGTCGAGcctaaaaaaatatctttagtTGTTCATCAAGATGCATTGCAGAAAGCATCTGAGGAAACAGAAGTTGTCGGAGAACTTGGGAAGTTTCAGAAAGAGGATGAACCTGTGGAGGAAGAAGCTCCTACGGAAGAACCAGATCTACCTACTATAACGAAGAATGAATTGCTACGTAACAGGATATCACGAAGCGACATGAAAGTAATGAAGGTGTTTAAGAACTATCATCCGGGACAGCCGTCAATGAGGCTTTATATTAAGAATTTAGCAAAGTCAGTAACTGAACAGGAGCTAAAGAGAATTTACCGACGTTACATTGAAGGTGTGTCAGAAGAAGAGCAGATAGGGTTTGATGTAAGAGTCATGCAAGAGGGTAGAATGAAGGGACAGGCATTTGTGACATTCCCTTCCGAGAGGATGGCAGAGAAAGCTCTTAACGAGACTAATGGATATATGCTGAAAGAGAAACCTATGGTTGTGCAGTTTGCAAGAGCTGCTAATAAAACTGTTCAATAAAAACTGGTTTTAATCCtcatttttcttcttcttcttcgtggttgtgacctcatgtctgagggacgtgactcctatgggttattcttcctaccactgctctccaggcctctcgatcttcggccatctgcattgttgcctggagcgaagtctgggtaatattttgtaccacatctgaccatctactgggtgcacgccctctactccttCGTCCGTCGACACTCCCGGTAATAATGCACCTTTCTAGCGTGTCCGTGCCGCGTCTGACTGTGTGGCCGAAGAATTTGAGGACTCTTTGGGTACAGATGGTGGATAGCCTTGTGGTGATATTGAGCTCCTTTAAGATAGACTCGTTTGTGCGGCGTTCAGTCCAAGATATATTCAGCATTctgcgccagcaccacatctcgaacGCGTCTATCCTTCTAAGTGCCCGGGCTTTCAGTGTCCAAGTCTCGGAAGCATACAGGAAGATTGAGAAGATTAGGGTATGCATGAGCTTTATCTTTGTTTTGCGGTTAATTCCTCGGTTCCTCCAGATCTTCTCAAGTCGCTTCACTGCTGCTTTTGCCATCTGACCTCGCCTGACTATCTCCTGATCACAGTCCCCGTCATCGCTAATTTGTGATCCTAAGTAAACAAACTTGCGTACTGAATCAAGGTCACGTAGCTCGTTGGTTCTCTGTGGATGGCCGCTCCGGTTGACAAACATcagtttggttttacttcgattGATCAGAAGACCATATTCTGCGCTGATGCGATCAATCCGGTCCAGTATATCGGCGAGTTCAGCTTCCGTCGAGGCTATGATTGTGGTGTCATCAGCAAACCGCAGATTATTCAGGAGGTAGCCGCCAATGCGTATCCCGCCTTGCTGGTTCTCTAAAACCCTACGCATGATATGTTCACCGATTAGATTGAACAATTGCGGTGACAGGATACATCCTTGACGCACCCCGCGTTCCGATTGGAAAGGTTCAGACACACACTCCCCTATCCTCACCCTGGATCTACCACTGAGGTAGAGGTTTTGGACCAGAAAGGTTAGGTGATCTGGCACCCCCATTTCGCTCATCACCTCGAACATTTTCTTCCAGCTGATGCAGTCGAAGGCCTTTGCATAGTCTATGAAGCACATAGCGGCACTGATGTTATGTTCCCTACACTTTTCTATCACCAACCTAATGTTGAGGATTTGCTCCCGTGTCCCTCTTCCTCTCACAAAGCCTGCCTGTTCTTGTGGAATCTGTCTCGCTATAAAGGATTCCAGTCTTTTGTTCAGGATGTGTAGGAGAATTTTGCTGGCATGCGAAATGAGCGAAATGGTGCGATAGTTTTCGCACTTGCGGGTAGATCCTTTCTTGTGCAGGGGCACCACAGATGATTCTGTCCAGTCTTCCGGCCACTGGCCGGTTCTCCAGACTTTTAGGCAGATTGTGTGAATAATGTTTACTCCTTCCGGTCCTAAGTTCTGAATCATTTGCGTGGTAACTCCGTCACTGCCGCATGCTTTATGCTTCAGTTTCCGGATGGCAGACTCTACTTCGTGCAGGAGGATATCGGGCTCCCTTTCTGCGTAGTCCAAATATTCTTCCTCTTCGCATAAAGTGTTATTATCACAGTATAACTGCTGACAATATCCTCTCCACCTTTCCAGAATTGTCGTCTTGTCCATCAAAGGTGTTCCATTGTTGCTCTCTATGGTCCAGTGTTTAGGTTTAAACTCGTTCTCATTTTTAGGGGAACCCTTTGTGTGGAactctaagggcccccccacatctggtgTCTATCGagcggcgtctgtcggcgtcggtccagcgctttggaaaatgacgtcgctgcgcagttgcgtcgacgctgcgtcgacgttgcgtcgacgtcggccatagaattgtagacgccgacgctcgaaagacgccagatgtgggggggcccttagagtTCCACACAAAAGGTAAAATGGGGCCCTGTTACTAAGGCTCCACTGTCAGTCTGTATTTCATGAACtatgatagttataattattagaaCATGAACTTAAGACAGCTGAaatattcacagatgatgtatttctgttgctttCACAGATGATGAGTTTCTGATTTTGTTGATTTTAATTCCAATAATGGTCTTCCCTGTTATACTAATTACGTAACACACATAGGCTAGAAAATAACAGGAACTCATAGTCTCCATAAAAGGATTGTGTGCTACTCTACAGCGGCGCCACCATAACgaataccaatgaattatatggtaaaatgatgtacctaaaatGTTTATGGCTGTACCGGTGATAGGAAACGAAATAATCATTGAAAGTGCGCCGCTGCTGGGGAGCATACTCCCACCACACAGTA from Cydia fagiglandana chromosome 11, ilCydFagi1.1, whole genome shotgun sequence encodes the following:
- the LOC134668493 gene encoding NHP2-like protein 1 encodes the protein MSETEAAVNPKAYPLADAPLTSKMLNLVQQAANYKQLRKGANEATKTLNRGLAEFIVMAADAEPLEIVLHIPLLCEDKNVPYVFVRSKQALGRACGVSRPIVACSITINEGSQLKPQIQSIQQEIERLLV
- the LOC134668734 gene encoding chitobiosyldiphosphodolichol beta-mannosyltransferase, coding for MTEKPQKTAKVVVLGDIGRSPRMQYHALSLANSGLNVNIIGYLDSKPLPEILEHEHITITKLYPLVFNRGPKIIQYAMKAIWQTISLLLTLFITGKCHYLLCQNPPAIPTLPVCRFYCLLTKTKFIIDWHNYAYSIMALASPNRWLLKVATALERYFGQSAHHNMCVTYAMKADLIQNWGIEATVLYDRPPKIFHPITLEEKHQWFLKISQQYPEFSCPGRELLNHPAGDMVTKTAFTNFVNNKVEMRADAPGLLFSSTSWTPDEDFGILMEALQVYETTFDVTKKLPKLICVITGKGPMKQHYIDLITSKNWQHIKVVTPWLEAADYPTMVASADLGVCLHTSSSGLDLPMKVVDMFGAGLPVCAYEFSCIDELVENGVNGYTFKNSDELSKRIIAWFEDFPNNHEQNKVAADMRKELEKFQMSRWESNWDLRVKKFFQF
- the LOC134668735 gene encoding RNA-binding region-containing protein 3, translated to MSKVLIIRHLPTALTLKEKEQLLKHFGAEKVWEPSSKRNYTFAAFSSEHIAQQSLYRLHQLEIANRRLVVEYSFEKEPATQKKDDDERSSLTTKHVKEFLRRLNAWNPSVDFYQPPLNYIKYKYPDISPKIIINIIHALVSHKPLYVQTLHLMNKMCLQTPFNENSKAMDYFKETFREFFLDQIMEIPVPDLPEQPESEPESELSSDETEREKHHQPAVSKRKHTLPVTRKRPAAVLKTAVLPKVKKTVVSQEEVFEMVAPVEPKKISLVVHQDALQKASEETEVVGELGKFQKEDEPVEEEAPTEEPDLPTITKNELLRNRISRSDMKVMKVFKNYHPGQPSMRLYIKNLAKSVTEQELKRIYRRYIEGVSEEEQIGFDVRVMQEGRMKGQAFVTFPSERMAEKALNETNGYMLKEKPMVVQFARAANKTVQ